One window from the genome of Pirellulales bacterium encodes:
- the ald gene encoding alanine dehydrogenase, translating into MIVGVPKEIKRDEYRVALLPVGVEELVRAKHEVLVESGAGLGSGIPDERYIEQGAKMVDRPEPLFAAADMVMKVKEPLPAEWPLLRRGQVVFTYFHFAADRKLTEAVLTSGCTAVAYETLRDDAGRLPLLTPMSEVAGRMSIQEGAKYLERPQMGRGILLGGVPGVAPANITILGGGVVGANAAKVAAGFGANIGLLDVNMERLRYLDDIMPANVDCLFSDRHTIRDQLSRADLVIGAVLIPGARAPMLIEASDLKLMQPGSVIIDVAIDQGGCVATSRPTTHSEPTYLVDGVLHYCVTNMPGAVGRTSTYALCNVTLPWALHIAKHGIVEAAGRFAPIARAVNITDGVVTNRAVAETFGFEHDLRFDR; encoded by the coding sequence TTGATTGTCGGTGTGCCGAAGGAGATCAAGCGAGACGAATATCGCGTCGCGCTATTGCCGGTTGGCGTCGAAGAGTTGGTTCGTGCTAAGCACGAGGTGCTGGTCGAATCGGGCGCCGGGCTCGGCTCGGGTATTCCCGACGAGCGCTACATTGAGCAAGGCGCGAAGATGGTCGACCGGCCCGAGCCGTTGTTCGCGGCGGCCGACATGGTCATGAAGGTGAAGGAACCTTTGCCGGCCGAGTGGCCGCTCTTGCGGCGCGGCCAAGTCGTCTTCACCTACTTTCATTTCGCGGCTGATCGCAAACTGACCGAGGCCGTGCTCACGAGCGGCTGCACCGCAGTGGCCTATGAGACCCTGCGAGATGACGCCGGTCGCCTGCCGCTGCTGACCCCGATGAGCGAAGTCGCGGGCCGCATGAGCATTCAAGAGGGGGCAAAGTATCTCGAACGCCCGCAGATGGGGCGCGGCATCCTGCTCGGCGGGGTGCCGGGCGTGGCGCCGGCCAATATCACGATTCTCGGCGGAGGCGTGGTCGGGGCGAACGCGGCCAAAGTTGCGGCCGGCTTCGGCGCCAACATTGGCCTCTTGGACGTCAACATGGAACGGCTGCGGTATCTCGACGATATCATGCCGGCCAACGTCGATTGCTTGTTCAGCGACCGCCACACGATACGCGACCAGCTATCGCGCGCGGATCTGGTGATCGGCGCGGTTCTAATTCCTGGCGCGCGGGCGCCAATGCTGATCGAAGCCAGCGACCTGAAGCTCATGCAGCCCGGCAGCGTGATTATCGACGTCGCGATCGATCAAGGAGGGTGCGTGGCGACAAGTCGCCCCACGACGCATAGCGAACCGACGTACCTGGTCGACGGTGTCTTGCACTATTGCGTCACGAATATGCCTGGCGCCGTTGGCCGCACCAGCACGTATGCCTTGTGCAATGTGACGCTGCCCTGGGCTTTGCACATTGCAAAGCATGGCATCGTCGAAGCGGCAGGGCGATTCGCGCCGATTGCCCGCGCCGTTAACATCACGGATGGTGTCGTAACAAATCGCGCCGTGGCCGAAACGTTTGGCTTCGAGCACGATTTGCGATTTGACCGCTGA
- a CDS encoding phosphatidate cytidylyltransferase — protein sequence MTDQTQQRLFGYSHAFDQAITLWIVAAVAALLALAPLLILFVTSVTGASAKLHDELWKRYLSWLFLVPVMAVPVLLGAIWTILAIAALSLLCYREFARVTGLNRERTVNTTVYLGILAIHFAVLDHWYGFFVALIPLSIGAIAAVTILDDRPHGYIRRVALGSLGYALFGSGLAHLGYLANGPNYRPLILTLLVTVELNDVFAYMTGRAFGRRKLAPNTSPNKTVAGAVGALILTTGLAAGLGHFVFAGTPLSQPAQLVLFGAMISTLGQLGDLLLSSVKRDLGIKDMGDSIPGHGGILDRFDSLILVAPAVFHYVHYFVGVGLDEPARIFTLR from the coding sequence ATGACAGATCAAACACAGCAGCGTCTGTTCGGCTATAGCCATGCCTTCGATCAGGCTATTACTCTGTGGATCGTGGCCGCCGTGGCTGCTTTGCTCGCCCTGGCGCCGCTGCTGATCTTGTTTGTAACCAGTGTAACGGGCGCTTCTGCGAAGCTGCATGACGAATTGTGGAAGCGTTATTTGTCCTGGCTGTTTCTCGTGCCGGTCATGGCGGTTCCAGTTCTTCTCGGCGCAATTTGGACGATCCTGGCCATCGCCGCGCTCAGTCTACTTTGCTATCGTGAGTTCGCCCGTGTGACCGGACTCAATCGCGAACGGACTGTGAATACCACGGTGTATCTTGGCATTCTTGCTATCCATTTTGCCGTTCTCGATCACTGGTACGGATTCTTCGTCGCGCTGATTCCACTTTCGATCGGGGCTATTGCGGCCGTAACGATTTTGGATGACCGACCCCACGGATACATTCGGCGCGTCGCACTAGGGTCGCTGGGTTATGCGCTGTTTGGAAGTGGCCTAGCGCACCTTGGTTACCTGGCAAACGGTCCCAACTATCGCCCGCTAATCCTGACATTGCTCGTGACTGTTGAGTTGAACGACGTATTCGCCTACATGACGGGCCGTGCGTTTGGACGTCGGAAGCTCGCTCCGAACACGAGTCCCAATAAAACCGTCGCGGGTGCCGTCGGCGCGCTGATTCTCACCACGGGACTCGCCGCCGGGCTTGGGCATTTCGTGTTTGCCGGAACGCCACTTTCGCAGCCCGCACAGCTGGTGCTCTTTGGCGCGATGATCAGCACTTTAGGACAGCTCGGCGATTTGCTGCTCTCGTCAGTCAAGCGCGACTTGGGAATCAAAGACATGGGAGACTCAATTCCCGGCCACGGCGGAATCCTCGACCGATTCGACAGTCTGATCCTGGTCGCCCCTGCCGTATTTCACTACGTGCACTACTTTGTCGGCGTGGGACTCGACGAACCGGCTCGCATTTTCACGTTGCGATGA
- the der gene encoding ribosome biogenesis GTPase Der, whose amino-acid sequence MGIPQVVIVGRPNVGKSSLFNWLVGKRLAIVEGSAGVTRDRMTYLMCVEDRYFELVDTGGMGVEDADNLTADIEHQIEIALESASVVLFVVDSRAGVVPPDQEVSKRLRYVDVPILCVANKTDAPSMENLADDFYRLGRGKTVAVSAKENRGRQELLDLIVERLPPESSLSPPPEEATMKVAIVGRRNTGKSTFVNTLANAERMIVSEVPGTTRDSVDVRFELDGKAFVAIDTPGLRRRKSITTDIDFYSTHRAQRAIRRADVVLLFFDAAQPISKVDKQLGDYISEQYKPCVFVVNKWDLYVGGVPTEKWVTYLRDTFRTMWHVPIAFITGQTGKNVKALLNHGQMLFKQSQARVSTAELNKLVRAAVEANPPPLATNRRPKIYYGTQVGVQPPTIVLFCNDPRLFKTPYRRYLLGVFRDHLPFSEVPIKLYLRRSEEGSGLGGTDTTDHELDTTPAQEE is encoded by the coding sequence ATGGGAATTCCGCAAGTCGTCATCGTCGGCCGCCCGAACGTGGGCAAGTCGAGCCTATTCAATTGGCTCGTCGGCAAGCGGTTAGCAATTGTCGAGGGGAGCGCCGGCGTTACCCGCGACCGCATGACCTACCTGATGTGCGTCGAGGACAGGTACTTCGAGTTGGTTGACACCGGTGGCATGGGGGTCGAGGACGCCGATAACCTAACGGCCGATATCGAGCACCAAATCGAAATCGCGCTCGAATCGGCCAGCGTCGTGTTATTTGTCGTCGATTCACGCGCGGGGGTGGTGCCGCCGGATCAGGAAGTTTCCAAGCGGCTACGGTATGTCGATGTGCCGATTCTGTGCGTGGCGAATAAGACCGACGCCCCCAGTATGGAAAACCTGGCCGATGATTTCTATCGGCTGGGGCGCGGCAAAACGGTGGCCGTCAGCGCTAAGGAGAACCGAGGCCGGCAGGAATTGCTTGACCTGATCGTCGAGCGGCTGCCGCCGGAAAGTTCGCTCTCGCCTCCGCCGGAAGAGGCGACCATGAAGGTCGCAATCGTCGGACGCCGCAATACCGGCAAGAGCACCTTCGTAAACACCCTGGCCAACGCCGAGCGGATGATCGTCAGCGAGGTGCCAGGCACCACGCGCGACAGCGTGGACGTGCGCTTCGAGCTGGATGGTAAAGCGTTCGTGGCCATCGACACTCCTGGCCTGCGTCGCCGCAAGAGCATCACCACCGATATCGATTTCTACAGCACCCACCGGGCGCAGCGCGCCATTCGTCGCGCCGATGTCGTGTTGCTGTTCTTTGATGCCGCGCAACCGATCAGCAAGGTGGACAAACAGCTCGGCGACTACATCAGCGAGCAATACAAGCCGTGCGTGTTCGTCGTCAACAAGTGGGACCTGTATGTCGGTGGCGTGCCCACGGAAAAGTGGGTGACGTATTTACGCGACACTTTCCGGACCATGTGGCACGTGCCAATCGCGTTCATCACGGGCCAAACCGGCAAAAACGTCAAAGCACTGTTGAATCACGGCCAGATGCTGTTCAAGCAGTCGCAGGCGCGCGTTTCCACCGCCGAGTTGAACAAGCTGGTACGAGCCGCGGTCGAGGCGAATCCGCCGCCGCTGGCCACCAATCGCCGGCCGAAGATTTACTACGGCACGCAGGTCGGTGTACAGCCACCGACGATCGTGCTGTTTTGCAACGATCCACGCTTGTTCAAGACGCCCTATCGCCGGTACCTGCTGGGTGTCTTCCGCGATCATCTCCCGTTTTCCGAAGTACCGATCAAGCTCTATTTGCGTCGCAGCGAGGAAGGAAGCGGCCTCGGCGGCACCGACACAACAGACCACGAGTTGGACACGACGCCGGCACAGGAAGAATAA
- a CDS encoding porin: MRRRADCYQHARPAIFLLSSSIRDAARAPARDEVSQLTVRLFASVLSCALILLTVGATSAADFTPTQQAAIQPPVPFQQPVAFQPQVAYPPTATVPAPQPPSAGYPQPNLPQTVMTPAVAVQQPYAAPAVAFQPLPPALDPAAQNGASARLLSSAPQGGLQPIMQPVAGFGPPTGASAPSGAMMSAGATPPATGGPPGSYLASFNSAQNSNEPPAPAGALPYGDILRRLEAAEAELNAMQQQMAPNEKRVSELEEAGRKAAAVERPLPIVRLSGFFQYDTGLFSQDVNSKDVLGNIQNGSGFRRTRLQGLGQLTEFTTFSIEMDFAFPGRPSFMDVWGEQSNLPLLGRVRIGQYRQPVTMDSWTNVKHLEFLERSAPFIAMDPFRRVGIMGADTSEDERTMWAYSLFGTGWTFWNGASTQYSTEGNDNRFGTQLGDSGGISFAARASHLLYYDPNPNAKDRYLMHIGGGYLFGELGGEGTTGPNAKAYEARSIPEFFVGDQAGVFLTAAGTPNVVDTGRFLATNYQMLHAELAGSWGPAHYQAEYMATFVQQLGGGTVFLDGGYVQGGYFLTGENTGYNKLLGALDYNVTPHTEFFGIGRKKPICGWGAWELAARWSWLDLSSTQVHAANYLPAQSVAPPTPVVAPPPIINPGVLNEPTLALNWWWNQYMRVQFNYIHSMVQSNNTGFYSTDIFALRFQTEF; the protein is encoded by the coding sequence ATGCGTCGGCGCGCAGATTGCTATCAGCATGCACGTCCGGCGATCTTTTTGTTGTCCAGCTCAATTCGAGACGCTGCGCGCGCTCCCGCGCGCGACGAAGTCTCGCAACTTACGGTGCGATTATTCGCCAGCGTTCTGTCTTGCGCCCTGATTCTACTCACCGTTGGTGCAACCTCGGCGGCTGATTTCACGCCGACCCAGCAAGCCGCGATTCAACCGCCGGTTCCCTTCCAGCAGCCAGTGGCGTTTCAGCCGCAAGTTGCCTATCCGCCGACCGCGACGGTGCCTGCACCTCAGCCGCCGTCGGCCGGCTATCCGCAGCCAAATTTGCCGCAAACGGTGATGACCCCGGCAGTGGCCGTGCAGCAGCCCTACGCGGCGCCGGCGGTCGCTTTCCAACCGCTGCCACCGGCGCTTGATCCTGCAGCGCAAAACGGCGCCTCGGCCCGCTTGCTGTCCAGTGCGCCGCAGGGCGGTTTACAACCGATTATGCAGCCGGTCGCCGGCTTTGGTCCACCCACGGGCGCAAGCGCGCCAAGTGGTGCAATGATGTCGGCCGGCGCAACACCGCCAGCGACTGGTGGTCCGCCCGGAAGCTACTTGGCCTCGTTCAACAGCGCTCAGAATTCGAACGAGCCGCCGGCGCCGGCCGGGGCTTTGCCCTACGGCGACATCCTGCGCCGACTCGAGGCTGCCGAGGCCGAGCTCAACGCCATGCAGCAGCAAATGGCGCCCAACGAGAAGCGCGTTTCGGAATTGGAAGAAGCAGGCCGGAAGGCAGCAGCGGTGGAAAGGCCGCTACCGATCGTCCGGCTCAGTGGTTTCTTCCAGTACGACACGGGCTTGTTCAGTCAGGACGTGAACAGCAAGGATGTGCTGGGCAACATTCAAAACGGCTCCGGGTTCCGCCGCACTCGTCTGCAGGGGCTCGGTCAACTCACCGAGTTCACCACTTTCAGCATCGAAATGGACTTCGCCTTTCCCGGCCGTCCCAGCTTCATGGATGTGTGGGGCGAGCAATCCAACCTGCCGCTCCTCGGCCGCGTTCGTATCGGCCAGTATCGGCAACCGGTGACGATGGATTCCTGGACCAACGTCAAGCACCTGGAATTCCTCGAACGATCGGCGCCCTTCATCGCGATGGATCCTTTCCGCCGCGTTGGAATCATGGGTGCGGACACCAGCGAAGACGAACGCACGATGTGGGCCTACAGCCTATTCGGCACCGGCTGGACTTTTTGGAACGGCGCCTCCACGCAGTACAGCACGGAAGGCAACGACAATCGCTTCGGCACCCAATTAGGCGATAGCGGCGGCATCAGTTTCGCCGCGCGTGCTTCACACCTGCTGTATTATGATCCCAATCCCAATGCCAAAGACCGCTACCTGATGCACATCGGTGGCGGTTACCTATTCGGCGAACTCGGTGGCGAAGGAACTACCGGTCCCAATGCCAAGGCGTACGAAGCCCGGAGCATTCCCGAGTTCTTCGTCGGTGATCAGGCCGGCGTCTTCTTGACGGCTGCCGGTACGCCGAACGTGGTCGACACGGGCCGCTTCCTGGCTACCAATTACCAGATGCTCCACGCCGAATTGGCCGGCAGTTGGGGACCGGCCCATTACCAGGCGGAATACATGGCGACCTTCGTCCAACAGTTGGGGGGCGGCACCGTGTTCCTTGATGGCGGGTACGTGCAGGGGGGCTACTTCCTGACCGGCGAAAACACCGGCTACAATAAGCTGCTAGGTGCGCTGGACTACAACGTCACGCCCCATACCGAGTTCTTCGGCATCGGCCGCAAGAAGCCGATTTGCGGTTGGGGCGCCTGGGAATTGGCGGCCCGCTGGTCGTGGCTCGACCTAAGCTCAACGCAGGTTCACGCCGCGAATTACTTGCCAGCACAATCAGTCGCGCCCCCCACGCCGGTCGTCGCACCTCCCCCAATCATTAATCCGGGTGTGCTGAACGAACCGACGCTCGCACTGAACTGGTGGTGGAACCAGTACATGCGCGTGCAGTTCAACTACATCCACTCGATGGTGCAGAGCAATAACACCGGTTTCTACTCGACCGACATCTTCGCCTTGCGATTTCAAACCGAGTTCTAG
- a CDS encoding uracil-DNA glycosylase translates to MSRTPPGRPRDPARAVLQSLESLSRAGVTHLPKARRKSARRAAEAPPPIAKAVEETKAPRQPASKATAPAAQVSTRSAPAQPVGNSRDKRVAALDVIRHEVAACRLCSELATTRQQTVFGVGNPKPRLVFMGEAPGADEDRQGEPFVGRAGQLLTKIIEACTLRREDVYILNTLKCRPPGNRNPLPEEATNCRGFLDRQLEVLRPEFICCLGAVAAQSLLGTPETIGRLRGRFHDYNGIRVLCTYHPAYLLRNPPAKKDCWQDMQILLAAMDIKLPGQG, encoded by the coding sequence ATGTCGCGAACTCCCCCTGGTCGCCCGCGCGATCCCGCGCGGGCGGTGCTGCAATCGCTCGAATCGCTGTCGCGAGCCGGCGTCACGCACTTGCCTAAGGCTCGGCGTAAGTCAGCGCGGCGCGCCGCGGAAGCTCCTCCGCCGATCGCCAAGGCTGTCGAGGAAACGAAGGCGCCGCGTCAACCGGCCAGCAAGGCGACCGCACCCGCGGCGCAAGTTTCGACGCGCTCCGCGCCTGCCCAGCCCGTGGGAAATTCACGCGACAAGCGCGTGGCAGCGCTGGATGTCATTCGTCACGAGGTTGCCGCATGCCGGTTGTGCTCCGAATTGGCCACGACGCGCCAACAGACGGTCTTCGGCGTGGGCAATCCAAAGCCGCGATTGGTGTTCATGGGCGAAGCACCCGGCGCCGATGAAGACCGCCAAGGCGAGCCTTTCGTCGGCCGTGCCGGACAACTGTTAACCAAGATCATCGAGGCCTGCACGCTGCGTCGTGAGGATGTGTACATCCTCAATACACTCAAGTGCCGTCCCCCAGGCAACCGCAACCCGCTGCCAGAAGAGGCGACCAATTGCCGCGGCTTTCTCGATCGGCAATTAGAGGTGCTGCGGCCGGAATTCATTTGCTGCCTGGGCGCCGTGGCGGCGCAGAGCTTACTGGGCACGCCGGAGACGATCGGCCGATTGCGCGGCCGGTTCCACGATTACAACGGTATTCGCGTACTCTGCACGTATCATCCGGCCTATCTGCTACGTAATCCGCCGGCCAAGAAAGATTGCTGGCAGGATATGCAGATTCTCTTGGCGGCAATGGATATCAAGTTGCCCGGCCAAGGCTGA
- the mtnA gene encoding S-methyl-5-thioribose-1-phosphate isomerase has protein sequence MPLDKINGARPTFRWIGGVDGHLQLIDQTLLPVEVLEIACRDVETVFEAIRSLRVRGAPAIGVAAAYGVVIGAQQASSADASSFLSDVHRAADRLAESRPTAVNLFWAIERMRRVVSEPQNIDTAPSARIARLLAEAQAIHEEDRAMCRAIGRYGQALLSDGQGVLTHCNAGALATSDYGTALALFFAAQEAGKKLHIYADETRPLLQGARLTAWELQERGIDVTVICDSMAAQVMREGRVQAVVTGADRIAANGDTANKIGTYGVAILAAAHNIPFYVAAPTNTFDLSLADGSGIPIEQRNEREITHGFGRQTTPAGVKVYNPAFDVTPARLIRAIICERGVIDPVTRENITAMVAEA, from the coding sequence ATGCCTCTTGATAAAATTAACGGCGCGCGGCCGACGTTCCGCTGGATAGGCGGGGTCGACGGTCATCTGCAGCTGATCGATCAGACATTGTTGCCGGTCGAGGTGCTCGAAATCGCCTGCCGCGACGTGGAAACCGTGTTCGAGGCCATTCGCTCGCTGCGCGTGCGCGGAGCGCCGGCCATCGGTGTAGCGGCCGCATACGGCGTTGTCATCGGAGCGCAACAAGCCAGTTCGGCTGATGCCTCTTCTTTCCTAAGCGATGTGCATCGAGCGGCAGATCGTTTGGCGGAAAGCCGGCCTACGGCCGTGAATCTATTTTGGGCTATCGAGCGCATGCGGCGTGTGGTGAGCGAACCGCAAAACATAGATACTGCGCCCTCGGCCCGCATCGCCCGCCTGCTCGCCGAAGCACAAGCGATTCACGAAGAAGATCGCGCCATGTGCCGCGCCATCGGCCGTTACGGGCAAGCGCTACTCAGTGATGGCCAAGGCGTACTGACGCACTGCAATGCCGGGGCGCTGGCCACGAGCGATTACGGTACCGCGCTGGCACTGTTCTTCGCAGCGCAGGAGGCGGGCAAGAAACTGCATATTTACGCCGATGAAACGCGTCCGTTGCTGCAAGGAGCGCGGCTTACGGCGTGGGAACTGCAAGAGCGCGGCATCGACGTCACGGTAATTTGCGATTCGATGGCGGCGCAAGTGATGCGAGAAGGACGCGTACAGGCCGTGGTGACCGGTGCCGATCGGATCGCGGCCAACGGCGACACAGCGAATAAGATCGGCACCTATGGTGTGGCCATATTGGCGGCGGCACACAACATTCCGTTTTACGTGGCAGCGCCAACGAACACTTTCGACTTATCGCTGGCCGACGGCAGTGGAATTCCGATCGAACAACGCAACGAGCGTGAGATCACCCACGGCTTTGGCCGACAGACCACGCCGGCGGGAGTAAAGGTTTACAACCCCGCCTTCGATGTCACACCGGCACGGCTGATTCGGGCCATTATCTGCGAGCGGGGCGTGATCGATCCCGTGACGCGCGAGAACATCACAGCCATGGTCGCTGAAGCTTGA
- a CDS encoding protein kinase produces the protein MAEQTAESIAQRAFDLNLLSDRELQEIWGEFGRRNVSIDEFVQLLLRRELMTNFQLERLLRGEKGGYFYGDYKVQYIVAGGSFARVYRAVHKETGKVVALKVLRRRYSEDQAQTDQFYREGLMGVSLRHPNIVPIYEAVSKGNSHYLVMEFVEGGNLRDFMKVRKKFSAVEATKVAADVAAGLDYAFQRGISHRDLKLTNVLLSSRGQGKLVDFGLAGADEKLADESITGETLNARTIDYAGLERATGVRKDDARSDIYFIGCIYYHMLSGLPALTETRDRIQRLSKSRFTSVVPIHQACPGIPRVVAAVVNKAMNLDPDKRYQTPGMMFADLRQAADRLAAGETEALVGSEDTAQIDLQQLSPEELQKRQRESARYLPDSQRRALLVVESNSQLQDLFRDALKRYGYRVLVISDAKRAVARVDDTNNVIDGVVLSTGELGNAAVDALIELAAGEQTCKVPVVVLLDDRRKAWREQIQPHLCEHRVIVSLPIKLREFRDVLFRLVPPVATAET, from the coding sequence ATGGCCGAACAGACCGCTGAATCGATCGCTCAGCGCGCGTTCGACCTGAACCTATTGTCCGATCGAGAGTTACAGGAGATTTGGGGCGAATTCGGTCGTCGCAACGTCTCGATCGATGAGTTCGTTCAGCTGTTGCTACGTCGCGAGCTGATGACGAACTTTCAACTGGAACGCCTCCTGCGCGGCGAAAAAGGGGGTTACTTCTACGGCGATTACAAAGTTCAATACATTGTCGCCGGCGGTAGCTTTGCCCGCGTCTATCGCGCAGTTCACAAGGAGACCGGCAAGGTCGTGGCGCTGAAGGTGCTGCGCCGACGTTACAGCGAGGATCAGGCGCAGACCGACCAGTTCTATCGCGAAGGTTTGATGGGTGTTTCGCTGCGGCATCCGAATATTGTGCCGATCTACGAAGCCGTCTCGAAGGGAAATTCCCATTACCTCGTGATGGAGTTCGTCGAAGGTGGCAATTTGCGCGACTTCATGAAGGTGCGCAAGAAGTTCTCGGCCGTCGAAGCAACAAAAGTGGCCGCCGACGTCGCGGCGGGGCTGGACTACGCGTTTCAACGCGGCATTTCGCATCGCGATTTGAAACTCACCAACGTGCTCCTTTCGAGTCGCGGACAAGGGAAGCTGGTGGACTTTGGACTGGCCGGCGCTGATGAAAAGTTGGCCGATGAATCGATCACCGGCGAAACGCTGAACGCGCGTACCATCGACTATGCGGGTCTAGAGCGCGCCACCGGTGTCCGCAAAGACGACGCACGTAGTGATATCTACTTCATTGGCTGCATCTATTACCACATGCTGTCCGGTCTGCCGGCTTTGACCGAGACGCGCGACCGCATTCAAAGGCTATCCAAATCTCGCTTCACCAGCGTGGTGCCGATCCATCAGGCTTGTCCCGGCATACCGCGCGTCGTGGCTGCTGTGGTCAACAAGGCAATGAATCTGGATCCTGACAAGCGCTACCAGACGCCTGGCATGATGTTCGCCGATCTACGGCAAGCCGCGGATCGTTTGGCGGCCGGTGAAACCGAAGCCCTCGTCGGTAGCGAGGACACGGCGCAGATTGATTTGCAGCAACTTTCCCCGGAAGAGTTGCAAAAGCGGCAGCGAGAATCGGCCCGCTATCTTCCCGACAGCCAGCGGCGAGCGCTATTGGTTGTCGAATCCAACTCACAGCTGCAGGATTTGTTCCGTGACGCGCTCAAGCGTTACGGCTATCGCGTGCTGGTGATCAGCGACGCGAAACGCGCCGTGGCGCGCGTCGACGACACGAACAACGTGATCGATGGTGTCGTGCTGAGCACGGGAGAGTTGGGCAACGCGGCCGTCGACGCGCTGATCGAATTAGCCGCCGGCGAACAAACCTGCAAAGTTCCGGTCGTCGTTCTCCTGGATGACCGGCGCAAGGCGTGGCGCGAGCAAATCCAGCCTCACTTGTGCGAGCATCGTGTGATCGTTTCACTGCCGATTAAGCTGCGCGAGTTTCGCGACGTGCTGTTTCGCCTGGTGCCGCCGGTGGCAACCGCCGAAACTTAA
- a CDS encoding transcriptional regulator yields the protein MSHVPHALAAETSEVPQDLSNLRSQIEALPVELREQLAPALSRVMESTQRRRRILGMVQDALGQLRLDMKYLVFDLEATRRERDDYRHRLEQS from the coding sequence ATGAGTCATGTCCCGCACGCCCTGGCCGCCGAAACGTCCGAAGTTCCCCAGGATCTCAGCAATCTGCGTTCGCAGATCGAGGCGCTGCCCGTCGAGCTGCGCGAACAGTTGGCTCCGGCCCTCTCCCGGGTGATGGAGAGCACGCAGCGTCGCCGCCGGATCCTAGGCATGGTCCAGGACGCGTTGGGGCAACTTCGCTTGGACATGAAATACCTGGTCTTCGATCTCGAGGCCACGCGCCGCGAGCGCGACGACTATCGGCACCGTCTGGAACAGTCCTGA
- a CDS encoding sulfatase has protein sequence MNHSPRRLEYPLVLAVIAGFAMARQAVADETSQPASRRPNIVILLADDLGYADLGFQGGRDIPTPHLDALAASGTRCTNGYVSGPYCSPTRAGLLTGRYQERFGHEFNPGGEARSADNVGLPVTETTIADRLKSAGYVTGLVGKWHLGSAPKFHPQRRGFDEFFGFLGGAHAYFPERNAAPIYRGKEVVEEKEYLTDAFAREAVAFIDRHQKQPFFLYLAFNAVHTPMHATDARLAKFQSIGDERRRTYAAMTSAMDDAVGRVLDKLRETGLTNDTLIFFFSDNGGPTMRTTTINGSRNTPLRGSKRTTLEGGVRVPFVISWPEKVPAAKVYDRTLIQLDVLPTALAAAGVEVKPDWKLDGVNLLPYLRGTSADAPHETLYWRFGEQMALRRGDWKLVRYDALADDGPARAVSPVRLYNLADDIGESHDVAAMHADLVKELTSTWSAWNAQLAPPLWGQAVRPGAD, from the coding sequence ATGAACCACTCTCCGCGACGTTTGGAATATCCCCTGGTTTTGGCAGTCATCGCCGGTTTTGCAATGGCGCGCCAAGCCGTGGCCGACGAAACGTCGCAGCCGGCGTCGCGTCGTCCGAACATCGTCATTCTTTTGGCGGACGACCTGGGCTATGCCGATCTCGGCTTCCAGGGAGGTCGGGACATCCCGACGCCGCATCTCGATGCACTTGCCGCTAGCGGTACCCGCTGCACAAATGGTTACGTGTCGGGCCCGTATTGCAGTCCGACCAGGGCCGGCTTGCTGACCGGGCGCTATCAAGAGCGTTTTGGCCACGAGTTCAACCCAGGCGGAGAGGCACGATCGGCCGATAACGTGGGATTGCCTGTGACCGAAACGACGATCGCCGACCGTTTGAAGAGTGCCGGATACGTGACCGGCTTGGTCGGCAAGTGGCACCTCGGTTCGGCGCCAAAGTTTCATCCGCAGCGACGCGGCTTCGACGAGTTCTTCGGGTTCCTGGGCGGGGCTCATGCGTACTTTCCGGAGCGCAACGCGGCGCCCATCTATCGTGGAAAAGAGGTTGTGGAAGAAAAGGAATACCTGACCGATGCATTCGCGCGCGAGGCCGTGGCGTTTATCGATCGGCATCAGAAGCAGCCATTTTTCCTCTACCTGGCATTCAACGCCGTACACACGCCGATGCACGCCACCGACGCGCGGCTGGCAAAGTTTCAATCGATCGGCGATGAGCGGCGCCGCACCTATGCCGCAATGACGTCAGCCATGGATGACGCTGTGGGTCGGGTCCTCGATAAATTGCGTGAGACTGGACTGACGAATGACACGTTGATTTTCTTTTTCAGCGACAATGGTGGTCCTACCATGCGCACTACGACGATCAACGGTTCGCGTAATACGCCACTGCGCGGATCGAAGCGGACGACGCTCGAAGGGGGGGTGCGCGTTCCCTTTGTCATTAGTTGGCCTGAGAAAGTGCCGGCCGCGAAGGTCTATGATCGGACGCTGATCCAGCTTGACGTGTTGCCCACAGCGCTGGCCGCGGCCGGCGTCGAAGTAAAACCCGATTGGAAGCTGGACGGCGTCAACCTGTTGCCCTATTTGCGAGGAACGTCAGCCGATGCTCCGCATGAGACTCTTTATTGGCGCTTCGGCGAGCAGATGGCGCTGCGCCGCGGAGACTGGAAACTGGTGCGCTATGACGCCCTGGCGGATGACGGACCAGCGCGCGCCGTTTCGCCCGTGCGGCTTTATAACTTGGCCGACGATATTGGCGAGTCGCACGATGTGGCCGCGATGCATGCGGACCTTGTCAAAGAATTGACCTCCACGTGGTCCGCCTGGAATGCCCAATTAGCGCCGCCACTGTGGGGGCAAGCCGTACGGCCAGGCGCTGACTGA